A genome region from Fodinibius salicampi includes the following:
- a CDS encoding universal stress protein: MNIQKILVPIDFSECSKTATLFSFELAIKLDARLYLMHSMDNIFSMPLEEFKEELTKNERFQQVKVKTITEVGDPDLSILTEAQVLDADLIVMGSKGSSGGKKLLGSTTTRVVSKSNIPVLAIPQNNSYADFEDMVFMTDFKEGDLSALLEISHWARYFNANLHVLHIFTDDSLEELIKFRGFKEVAREQVVYEKLFFERIFNSSFEEGFFNYLKTRNSNLFILPRYKKAPFQKLIKKDHARQIEFESNIPFLSLPAEKFIGKEQQHNTLKQ; the protein is encoded by the coding sequence ATGAATATCCAAAAAATTCTGGTACCCATAGATTTCTCGGAATGTTCAAAAACGGCAACTTTATTTAGCTTTGAATTAGCAATAAAGCTTGATGCTCGATTATATTTAATGCACTCAATGGACAATATTTTTTCTATGCCATTAGAAGAATTTAAGGAAGAGTTAACTAAAAATGAGCGTTTCCAGCAAGTAAAAGTAAAGACCATAACAGAAGTCGGGGATCCTGATTTGTCAATACTTACAGAAGCGCAGGTATTGGATGCGGATCTCATCGTAATGGGAAGCAAGGGTAGTTCCGGTGGCAAAAAACTGTTGGGAAGCACGACCACAAGAGTTGTTTCTAAATCCAATATCCCGGTACTTGCTATACCCCAGAACAATTCATATGCCGATTTTGAGGATATGGTGTTTATGACTGATTTCAAAGAAGGAGACTTATCCGCATTGTTGGAAATATCACATTGGGCCCGGTATTTTAATGCCAATCTGCATGTTCTTCATATTTTTACTGATGATTCTCTTGAGGAATTGATCAAATTCAGAGGATTTAAGGAAGTCGCTAGAGAACAGGTAGTCTATGAAAAGCTATTCTTTGAGCGGATTTTTAACTCATCTTTTGAAGAGGGATTTTTTAATTATTTAAAAACGCGCAATTCCAATCTGTTTATTTTGCCGCGATACAAAAAAGCCCCCTTTCAAAAACTGATAAAAAAAGATCACGCTCGACAAATTGAGTTCGAGTCCAACATACCCTTTCTCAGTTTACCAGCAGAAAAATTTATAGGGAAGGAACAACAGCACAATACTCTCAAACAATAG